TTGCAGTCGGTGAACAGGAAGGCGCGCAGCATCTCCTTGCCCATCGGCGTGTGCACCACCTCGGGGTGGAACTGCAGGCCGTAGATGGGCTTGCTCTGGTGCGCCGCCGCCGCGTAGGGCGAGTTGCCGCTGCGCCCAATGGCCTCGAAGTCCGGGGGCAGCATGTCCACCCGATCTCCGTGGCTCATCAAGACCTTCACCCGGTCTCCCAGCTTGAAACCCGCCAGGGGCCCTCGCGCCGCCAGCACCTCCACCTCGGCCGAGCCGTATTCGCGGTGCGCGGAGCGATCCACCCGGCCACCCAGCAGCTTGGAGATCAGCTGCAGGCCATAGCAGATGCCCAGCACCGGCAACCCCGAGCTGAACACGAAGGGATCGCACCGCGGCGAGCCCTCCGTCTCCACCGAGGCCGGCCCTCCGGAGAGGATGATGCCGCGCGGAGCGAAGCGGCGGATGTCCTCCGCGGGGAGATCCGGACGATGGATCTCACAGTACACGCCGAGCTCTCGCACCCGGCGGGCGATGAGCTGCGTGTACTGGCTCCCGAAATCGAGGATCAGGATCTTCTCAGCGTGAATATCCACACACTCTCCATGAGGGGCGCGCGTTGACGGATGCGGGCCTTATCGCTACAAACTTTCGGAAATCAACCATTAAGTCCCGCTCGAACTCGAAGAGGTCCTGAGATGCGCCTGCCCGCCGTTGCAACCGTCCTGCTGCTGTCCGCCACCGGTTGCGTGAAGGAGATCTCCTCGGAAGAGCGTCTGGAGCGCGAGTCGCCGTCGCGTGCGTCGGCCGGGGACACCCCGGATGCCGCCGCGCTGGGCAAGGTGAACTGCGACGACACGGGTGATGCCCTCAACCAGGCCCGCAACGTCAACCGGCCGGAGTCCGACCGGGTGATGAGCTACATCGACCTCTACACCTCGTTGCAGAAGCGCAACGCGACCTTCGAGGAGGCGATGAACCGCAACCCGGACCTCCACTACACCGAGGGCAGCCAGAAGCTGGTGGCCGCCCGCGAGAACTGCATCCAGCAGACCGCGGACGTGAAGGTGGAGTTCGAGACCTACGTGCGCGAGCTGGTGGACGTGCCCACCGTGCAGGAGGTCAAGGGCGGCAACACCGTCACCGTGGCCCGGCTGGACTTCAACACCCTGCGCCAGGCCATCGAGACGCTCAACCCGGACGACAAGGAGCAGCTGCTGGGCCGGGTGCTCAACGCGGAGAAGAAGGTGGCTCCGGCCGCGGCGGAAGAGCCCGCCGCCGCCCCCAGCCGCAAGCGCGGCAAGTAGCCGGCTCGCGGCCCTCCGGCCGTCCCGGGCGCCCTACTCCACCCGGTAGTTGGGCGCCTCCTCGGTGATGATCACGTCGTGCACGTGGCTCTCCTTGAGCCCGGCCGAGGTGATGCGCACGAACTCCGCCTTGGTGCGCAGATCCTCGATGGTGCCGCAGCCCACGTAGCCCATGCCGCTGCGCAGCCCACCCAGCATCTGGTGGATGTTCATCCCCAGGCTGCCCTTGTACGGCACACGGCCTTCAATCCCCTCGGGCACCAGCTTCACCGCCTCCACGTCCGACTGGAAGTAGCGGTCCTTGGCGCCCTGCTTCATGGCCCCCATCGAGCCCATGCCGCGGTAGCTCTTGTAGCTGCGGCCCTGGTAGAGGATCACCTCGCCCGGCGCCTCCTCGGTGCCGGCGAAGAGCGAGCCGATCATCACCGTGCTCGCCCCGGCGGCCAGCGCCTTGACGATGTCGCCGGAGTACTTGATGCCGCCATCGGCGATCACGGGCACGCCGTGCTTGTCCGCCTCGCGCGCGCAGTCGTCGATCGCCGTGAGCTGGGGCACGCCCACGCCCGCCACCACGCGCGTGGTGCAGATGGAGCCGGGGCCGATGCCCACCTTCACCGCGTCCACCCCCGCCTCGATGAGCGCCCGGGTCGCCGCCGCCGTGGCCACGTTGCCGGCGATCAGCTCGAAGCCCCGGAAGTTCTTCCGCGTGTCGCGCACGGCGTCGATGACGCCCTTGGAGTGCCCATGGGCCGTGTCGATCACGATGACGTCCACACCCGCCTTCACCAGCGCGTCGATGCGGGCCTCCCGGTCCGCCGAGGCGCCCACCGCGGCGGCGCACAGCAGCCGGCCCTTGGCGTCCTTGGCCGCGTTGGGCCGGGTCCGCCGCTTCTCCATGTCCTTGATGGTGATGAGGCCCCGGAGCTCGAACTGCTCGTCGACGATCAGCAGCTTCTCGATGCGGTGCTCGTGCAGCAGCTGCTGGGCGTCCGCCTGGCTGATGCCCTCGCGGCCGGTGACGAGCTTGCGCGTCATCACCGCCTCCACCTTCTGCCCCAGGTCCGTCACGAAGCGCACGTCGCGGCTGGTGACGATGCCCACCAGCTTGCGGCCCTGCACCACCGGGATGCCCGAGATGTTGTACTGGCGCATCAGCTCGATGGCCCGGGCCAGCGGCACCTGCGGCTCGACGGTGATGGGATCCACCACCATCCCGCTCTCGAACTTCTTCACCTTCATGACCTCGAGCGCCTGCTGCTCGGGGGTCATGTTCTTGTGGATGACGCCGATACCGCCCTCCTGCGCCATGGCGATGGCTGTACGGGCCTCGGTCACGGTGTCCATCGCCGCGGACAGCAGCGGGATGTTGAGCCGGAGGTTGCGGGTCAACCGGGTGGTGAGATCGGCATCCTTGGGCAGGATGGAGCTCTCCGCCGGCTGGAGCAGCACGTCATCGAAGGTCAACGCGAGCCGGACTTCAGAGGTCAGCATGGGGGCTCCCGGGAGCAGCGGGTCATGCCCGCGGTGAAGCCGCTTCCATAAGGGGTGAAAGCCAGGGGCGCAACGATCAAAACCGCCTTTTCACCGCCCGTCTCCCTGGCATGCAGGCGATTGATGTTAGGATTCGCGCACACCCTCTGTCAGGTGTCGCAACAGGATCTCCAGTGACGCAGCCACACAGCACCACCAAGGGAGAAGCCATCGGGTTGGTCGTCAAGTTGCCCTTCGCGACCCCCGAGGAGTTCGTGGCGAAGTACGGAGCCAATGTCACCCGCGGCGGCATCTACCTGCGCGCCAAGACGGTGAAGCCTCCCGGTTCCACGGTCACCCTGGATCTCAAGCTGGCCGATGGCTCCCGCATCATCCACGGCACGGCCGTCATCCACTTCGTCACCGGCCAGGGCGGGCAGGGAGCCTCCGGCATGGGGTTCCGCTTCCTCACCGTGGACCCCGCCACCCGGCAGTTCCTCGACTCGGCGATCGCTCCCCTTCCACACGCCCAGTCTTCCCTTCCCCCACTCCCGGCAGGGGTGGGGCCGGCGGATTACTCGGTCCCCGCTGGAGCCCCGCCACCTCCGCCCCTGACGGATTCGCCGGCGGTCGTCCCCGCGCCCGCTCCCAACCCCGCACAGGAGATGCTGATCCCCGCCCACACCCCGTGGCCCGGGAGCATCGCCGCGTTCACCCCGCCTCCCGCGCCCCAGCCCGAGCCCACCGCCGAGCCGCCCGCCCCTGCGCTCCAGCCCGATGCCGAGCCCATCGAGGCCGAGCCCATCGAGGACGCCGAGCCCATCGAGGACGCCGAGCCCGCCGCTGAGCAGCCCGCGGCCATGGCCTCCCCGCCGCCTCCCCCTCCCGAGGAGAGCCCAGCCGTTCCGGTAGCAGCCCCCCGGGCTCCCGCGCCCACGGTGGCCTCGAGCCGTCCCGCACCTCCTCGCGACCCCACCCAAACGCTCTCCTCGTCGGTCACGCCCGTCGTCCCGAGCGCCCCCGCCTTCGAGGCCCCCACCGAGGAGCCCAAGCGCACCGGGCCCATCATCGGCATCGACCTGGGCACGACCAACTCCTGCGCCGGCTTCGTGCGCCAGAGCAAGCCGGCCGTCCTCCACAGCCGCGAGGGGCACAACACCGTCCCCTCCATCCTCGCCCTCAACGCCCGCGGCAAGCTCGTGGTGGGCCACCCCGCCAAGGGGCAGATGCTCACCAACCCCCGGCAGACCGTCTACGGCGCCAAGCGGCTCGTCGGCCGTCCCTACGAGTCCCCCATCGTCCAGCAGATCAAGGACCGCTTCGCCTATGAGATCGCCCCCGGCGACAACGGGGAAGCGGCGGTGCGGCTCGGGGATCGCATCTACAGCCTCCAGCAGATCTCCGCCCTCATCCTGCGCGAGGTGAAGGAGGTCGCCCAGAACCAGCTCGGCCAGCCCGTCTCGCGCGCCGTCGTCACCGTCCCCGCCTACTACAACGACAACCAGCGCCAGGCCGTGCGCGAGGCCGGACGGCTCGCCGGGCTCCACGTGGAGCGCATCCTCAACGAGCCCACCGCCGCCGCGCTCGCCTACGGCTTCGGCCGCAAGCTCACCCAGCGCGTGCTCGTCTACGACCTGGGCGGCGGCACCTTCGACGCCTCCGTCCTCGAGCTCAAGGACACCCTCTACGAGGTCGTCTCCACCGGCGGCGATACCTTCCTCGGCGGCATCGACTTCGACACCGCCATCGTCGAGTACCTGCTCGAGCAGTTCCGCCAGCAGACCGGCCTCTCGCTCCAGCTGGACCGGGTGGCCATGCAGCGCATCCAGGACGCCGCCGAGCGCGCCAAGTGCTCCCTCTCCGAGCGCTCGCAGGTCCGCGTCCACGTCGCCTTCCTCACCATGGTCGACGGCAAGCCCGTGGACCTCGACGTCTCGCTCACCCGCGAGAAGCTCGTCGAGCTCACCGAGGAGCTCGTCAACCGCACCCTCCAGGTCTGCGCCGACGTGCTCGACGCCAAGGGGCTCACCCCCAAGGACATCGACGAGATCATCCTCGTGGGCGGCCAGAGCCGCTCGCCGCTCGTCCACGAGAAGATCAACTGGTTCTTCGGCAAGGCGCCCACCAAGAACGTGCACCCGGACGAGGCCGTGGCGCTCGGCGCGGCCCTGCTCGCCCACAGCCTCGCCCAGAACGAGGGCGTGCAGCTCATCGACGTGCTGCCCATGGCCATCGGCGTGGGCCTGCCCGGCGGCCGCTTCAAGCCCGTGCTCGAGCGCAACGCTCCCCTGCCCGCCAACAAGGGCTACCAGATCTCCACCAGCCGCGATGATCAGCAGGAGCTCGATCTCATCATCCTGCAGGGGGACTCCGAGCGCGCCGTGGAGAACGAGTACCTCGGCACGCTGAAGGTCTCCGGGTTGCCCGGCGGGCCTCGCGGCTCGGTGAAGGTCTCCGTCACCTTCGCCGTGGACAACGAGTGCATCCTCACCGTGACCGCCCGCGAGCAGATCAGCGGCCTCGAGGTGATGAGCGTCTTCTCCACCCGCGACAACCCCGAGCAGGTGAAGGCGAAGCTCGGGCCCAATCACCCGAATCAGCCCGAGCCGCCTCCCATGGCTCGCAGGCAGTCACTGCCCGGCATGCCCGCCGTCGCAGGGGGCCCGGTGCAGAAGCCCACCGCGGCGCAGCCCGTGGTCCTGCCCATCGCCATCGCCGCGACCGCTCGCGATGTGGCCCCGGGCGGACTCGTCGGGTGGTTGAAGCGGATCCTCGGACGCGCGTGAGCCGGACAGGGGGACCCGGCGATTCGCGGGCCCTTCCCTTCCGGCTCACAGGGGCAACAAGGGGGGCGGATACCCTCACCCCGTCCCTCTCCCGGGGGGAGAGGGGATATTGGGGGACAGGGGTTTCAAGGGTGGATCAGTCGCGGATCGGCAGACGATCCGTACCGGAGGACTTCTCCGCCATCTCGAACACGGGCGCCGGGGCCGGCTGCACGTCGGCGGCCGCCGCTCCCGTCAGCAGGTGCGCGGGCACCGGCGAGGCCTTCACCGCCGCATCGAGGGACGCACCCCGCAGGGCCGCCAGGCGCTTGCGCCACAGGAACACCCCAAGCCCCACCACCGCCAGGGTGCCGAACACCACCAGCTGCCCCTCCTTCATCCGGTCGATCGCGTAGTCCAGCTTGTCCCCGAAGTGGAAGCCGAGCCACACGAAGAACGGCGCGGACAGCAGCGCCGCCAGACCGTCCCAGAAGAGGAAGCGCCAGTACGACATGCCCGCGGAACCGGCGCTGAAGTACGTCACCGCACGCACACCGGGCATGAAGCGCGCGATCATCACGATCTTCTGCCCGTGCAGCGCGAACAGCCCCTCCACCCGGGCCCGCTTCTCGGGGGTGATGAACTTGCCCAGGAAGCCGGTGGGGGTAGTAGAGCGGCCCACCTTCGAGCCAAACCGGCGGCCGGCGTAGAAGATGAGGCTGTCGCCCACGAGGATGCCCAGGAAGCCGACCAGCATCATCACCGACAGGCTGGCCGCGCCCTTGTGGGCCAGGAAGCCACCCAGGATGAGCGAGATGTCCTCGGGCAGAGGCACGCCCAGCCCACAGGCCACCAGGATGCCGAAGACAGTGGCATAGGCGAGGAAGCCGTGGGTACTGCCCAGCAGGTTGGTGAGGAATTCTTGCACGCTCGTCTCTCTGTCACGTCCGGGGAGACCAGGTAGGCATCGTCATCCGAGCCCAGGCCTCCAGCGCCCCCGCATCAACCGGGTACGCGTCGTCAAAACTCCGAGCCCCCATACACCGACTCATAATCCCCAGGTGCGTCCGCTGCTCGATGTGCGAACGCCTGGGCCTGCGTCCGAGTGCCCGGCTGCTCCTGGTATGGCCGTGTGGGTGTCTCGAAGGTCCCTCGCATCGTCCGCGAGGAAGGTAGCACGGTGCGCAAGGGGGGGTGTTTCTCAAGTCTTTCCCACGAGCGACTTCATGGCTTCCCGGTTGTCTCGGACCTTCTGGCCAAAGTGGCTCACGATTCCCATCAGCAGCTTCATGCAGGCCTGGGGCTTCTGGATGGTGAGCTTCTGGAAGTCCGCGTGACGGATCTCCACCGCCGTCACGTCCGTCATGGCCACGGCGGTGCACAGCCGCTCGCCCTTCTGGATGAGGGTCAGTTCACCCAGGGGCTCTCCGGCCACCACATCCCCGAGCGTCACTTCCTCGCCCGCGGTGTTCTTCGCACTCAGCCGGACCGTGCCGTCCCCGACGATGAAGAGGGACTCGCCAGGCCGGTTCTCCAGGAACAGGGCCGATCCCTTGGGAAACGCCCGGGCGACCCCGATGGCGGCGAAGATCTGGATGCCGACATCGGTGAAATCCTTGAAGAGCGGGGATGCTTTGAGTGCGGCTGCAACCTCCATGCGAGGTGGTCCTAACACGCACGCTGGCGGGCGTCACGTTAACGGCTGGCCCGGTGGTCGGCGGCCGTCTGGACGTAGTGCTTCGCGGACTCGAGCAGGAAGCTCCGCTCCTCCTCGGTGATGGGCCGCTTCACCTTCCCCGGCGAGCCCACCACCAGCGAGCCCGGTGGAATCTTCGTCCCCGGCGTGAGCAGCGTCCCGGCGCCGATGATGCACTCGTCGCCGATCTCCACGCCGTCCATCACGATGGCCCCCATCCCCACCAGCACCCGGTTGCCCACCGTGCACCCGTGCAGCACCACGTGGTGCCCCACCGTCACGTCGTCCCCGATCGTCGTCGAGTACCGGTGGCTCGTGACGTGGATCATCGTGAGATCCTGGATGTTGGTCCTCCGGCCAATGCGGATGGGGTTCACGTCCCCCCGCAGCACCGAGTTGAACCACACCGAGGAGTCCTCCCCCAGCTCCACGTCCCCGATCACCTGCGCCGAGTCCTCCACGAAGCAGCTCGGGTGGACACGCGGGGTTTGATCACGGAAACGGCGCAGGGCCATGGGTTCTCCAGTAGGGGGACGCGAGGGGGGAACCCGCTCGGGACGGGCACCCTCACCCCGACCCTCTCCCGAGGGGAGAGGGATTGAGACTCAGGCCACGACGCAGGTTTCGGGGCTCGGGAGATCGGCGGGCGGTACCACCACCGGCTGGCTGAGCACCACCGTCTGCTTGCCGGACAGCTGGTTCGGCGTCGCGCTCTCCACCAGCACCTTCACGAACGCCCCCGCCTGCGCGTCACCGTCGAAGTTCACCGTGCGGTTCTCCGGCGTCCGCCCGAAACGCTTCAGCGGGTTGTAGCGCGAGTGGCCCTCCACCATCACCTCCACCTCCTGCCCCACCTGCGCCGCCGTGATCTCCCCGCTGATGCGCCGCTGGATCTTCTGCAGCCGCTCCAGCCGCTCGATCTTCACCTCGTGCGGCACCGGGCCCCACTCGTCCTCCTTCAGCGCCGCGCCCGTCTTCGGACGAGGGCTGTAGATGAACGAGAACTGGTTGTCGTAGCGGACCTTCTCCGTCAGCTCCAGCGTGAGCGCGAAGTCCTCCTCCGTCTCACCCGGGAAGCCCACGATGATGTCCGTCGTCACCGCGATGCCCGGACGCGCCGCCCGCAGCTTCTCCAGCCGCTCCAGGTACTGCACCACCGTGTAGTCGCGCCGCATCCGCTTGAGCACCGGATTCGACCCGCTCTGCACCGGCAGGTGGAAGTGCGGCATGATCTTCGGCTGCGTCCGGAACGCCTCGATCAGCTCGTCCGACAAGTCATGCGGGTGGCTCGTCGTGAAGCGCACGCGCTCGATGCCCGGCACCTCCGCCGTCCGCAGCAGCAGCTGCGCGAAGCTCACGCCGCCCTGGTACGAGTTCACGTTCTGCCCGATGAGCGTCACCTCGCGCACGCCCACCTTCGCCAGGTCCGCCACCTCGGCGAGCACCTCCGGGAAGGCCCGGCTCACCTCGCGGCCACGGGTGTGCGGCACCACGCAGAAGGAGCAGACGTTGTCGCAGCCCTTCATCACCGTGACGAACTCGGTCACCTTGCCGCGGCTCGTCTCGGGATCGGCGCGCGGGAAGACGTACTCCTCCGAGTCCACCCAGGCCGTCTCCACCACGCGCTCGCGCTCGCCCTGCACGCGGCCGATGATGTCCGGCAGCTTGGCGATGGAGTCCGGGCCGAAGACGAAGTCCAGGTAGGGCACCTTCTTGAGGAGCTTGTCCTTCTCCTGCTGGGCCACGCACCCGCCCACGCCCAGCAGCGTGCCGCGGGCCAGCTTCACCGTGCGGTAGCGGCCCAGGGCCGACAACATCTTGTCCTCGGCCTTCTCCCGGATGGAGCAGGTGTTGAGGATGATGAGGTCCGCCTCCTCCGGCACCGGCGTGGGCCGGTATTCCAGCTTGCCGAGTACCTCGCTCATGCGGAGCGAGTCGTTGACGTTCATCTGGCAGCCGAAGGTATGGATGAAGTAGCGCTTCATGGGTCTTTCCGTACGGAGAACGGGCTCTTATCCGATGAGCCCCGGCGGATTGCAACGGTTCCAGCGCCCTGGCGGCCAGGGAGGCGAGCCCCCCTACGCCCGGGTGAGGGCCTTCTGCATCCGGGTGTGGAGCTCCACCAGGCGGTCCTCCTGCTGATTGAGCAGGTCGATCGCCTCCTGCCCGTAGCGCCGGGCCAGGGGCTCCAGGTCCTCGATGCGGTGCAACTCGTCGCGGACCCTGCCGGCCTTCTCGGCCGCGGTGGCATCCGCCTGCTGCTCCAGCTCCGCCAGCCGGGTGCGCAGCCGGCGCGCCGTCCAGCGCTGGCCCCCGTAGGCGCGCAGCATCGAGTTGCCCAGCTCCACCACCTTCACCGCCAGCCCGGACGCCTTCAGGCCCAGCTCGTGCGCGGTGGTGAGCGCGGCCGTCTCCCCCGGCTTCGCCTGCTCCACATGGGCCAGGAAGGCCTCCTGGTAGCGGATGAGGCCCTGAAGATCGGCCTCGGTGAGGGCGTGGGCGGCGAAGCGCAGTGTGCGGGAGTCGGCGGCCCCCATGGCGCTGGCCTGCGACACATCGAGATCATCGAACATGGAACGGGACATGGGTGTCTCTCTCAGGCGGGGACGAGCTGCTCCGCGATGCGGGACAGATCGGCCACGGAGTTCACCACCACCGTCTGGTGGCACTCCTTCGAATAGGTGAGCATCTCGCTGTCCCCGAAGCCCCAGTTGGGACGGTCCTCGGGGCAGATCCACAGGAGCCGTTTGCACTTCTGCTTCAGGTCCTTGAGGGCCCAGGCGTTGTTGGCGTTGTAGTTGTTGCGGCCGTCCCCGATGATCATCACCGTGGTGCGCCGCGTGATGCTGCCGAGCTGATCCCTCGTGAACATGGCCAGCGCCCGGCCGTAGTTGGAGTTGGCGGTGAGCGACACGGCCTGCCCCATGGTGGCCAGGTCGATCGCCTTGTCCACCTCCTGCTCCTTGAAGTACTGCGTCACGTCGCCCACGTCCGACACGAAGACGAACGAGCGCACGCGCACGAAGAGCGACTGCAGCGTGTACGTGAAGAGCAGCATCATCCGCGACGCGTTGCGCACCGAGTCCGAGACGTCACAGAGGACGACGACCTCGGGGCGCTCGGGGCGGCGGGCGCGGAACTGGGGCACCATGGGAATACCCCCCCACGGCAGGTTGCGGCGCAGCGTGCGGCGCACGTTCAGCGTCCCCTTCCGCTTGGAGCGCGCCTTGCGGATCAGCCGGGCCTTGAGCTTCTCGGCCAGCGTCTTCACCGCGGACTCCATCTGGTTCACCTCGGCCTGGCTGAGCTGGTGCAGGGGCTTGTCCACCACCCCACCCGTGGGCTTGCGGATGCGCGCCTCGGCCTGACGCTTCACCTCGCGCCGCGCCGCGTCCTCCACCTTGCGCATGGCCTCGGCCACGTGCCGCGAGACGATCTCCACCCCCTCCGCCGGCAGGCCCCGCTTGCGCAGCTCGTCCTCGAGCGTCTTCAGCTCCGAGCGCGCCCGATCCATCCCCGCCGCCACCATCAGCCGCCGCGAGAAGAAGCCCGTCTGCATCGAGCTCTGCATCTGCGACAAGTCGAGCTGCAGCGTGGCCGAGCGGAAGATCTGCGCCAGCCTCGCCCGGTCCCCCATGAGGGCCGCCTGGGCCAGCGGGGACAGCTCGGGGAAGAGCTGGTTCATCTGGAACAGGAGCATCGTCAGGTTGTCGCCCTCGATGAGCCCCTGCTCCTGGATCTGCTGGGCCAGGGACTTGTCGAGCGCCTCGAACGTCTTGGCCGCCCCCGAGAAGAAGAAGTCGAAGGCCCGGTTGAAGACGTCCACGTCCTGGTGGCGCTTCACCATCGTGGTCCGCAGCACCGAGCGGAAGATGGTCTTGTCCTCGAGGCCCACCTCGGCGGTGGCCCGCGCCGCGTCCGACACCTCGGACGTGCTCACACGCACCCCGTTCTGGCGGAGGACCTCGGCGAACTCGACGATGCGTGCGTCCATGTGGTCGTCAACCCTTCCACCCAGCGTTCTACCAGCCTCCGCCCTGCCCCGATTCCCCATCCTCCCAACCTGTCACGGGGCCCTCAATCCTCTTGTCGCACCCGTGCGGGCCACACCCTCGTTCTCCCTACGACCGGCCCGGTGCGTCCTGTATACCCGCCCGGCACGCGGAAAACCCGAGGGGAGACATTCCATGCCAACAGCCGTCATCACCGGAGCGGGCATCCGGCTCGGCAAGGCCATCGCCCTGGCGCTGGCCGAGGCCGGGTACGACCTGGCCCTGCACGTCCACCGCTCGACCGAGGGAGCGGAGGAGGTCGCCACCCGGGCCCGTGCCCTGGGACGCACCGCCACGGTGCACCGCGCCAACCTGGGAGACCCGAAGGAGCTGGAGTCGCTGGCGGCCTCCCTGCGCGCGGCCCACCCCGCCATCGACGTCCTCGTGAACAACGCGGGCATCTTCGAGCGGGTGGCCTTCGAGGACATCACCCGGGAGCAGTACCACCGGATGATGGGAATCAACCTGGAGGCGCCCTTCTTCCTCACCCAGGCGCTGCTCCCGGCGCTGCGAGCCGCTCCCCAGCCGCTCGTCGTGAACCTCACCGACATTGGCGCGGAGCGGGTGGTGAGCCACTACGCCCACTACACGGCCAGCAAGGCCGGGCTGATCGCGCTCACCCGGGCACTGGCGGTGGAGCTCGCGCCCCGGGTGCGGGTGAACGCCATCTCTCCAGGGACGGTCATCTTCCCGGAGGACTACGACGAAGCCGCCCGGCGGGAAACGCTCGCCCGCATCCCCCTCGGACGGGAGGGCTCGGCCGAGGACATCGCCCGGACCGTGGTCTTCCTGGCACGCGAGGCGCCCTATATCTCCGGACAGGTGATCGCCGTGGATGGAGCCAGGAGCGCCCAGCTATGAACCGCCTTTCCTCCGATGCCTTCGCGGCCGCCCCCCGCGACGCGCAGGGCCGCCCCCTGGATGTCATCGAGCTGCGCCAGCTCCCGGTGAATTGCATCGTCGGGGTGTACCCGGCCGAGCGCGGTACGCCGCAGCCGCTGGAGCTCGACGTGGCCCTCTATCTGGACACCCGGAAGGCCGCCGCCGAGGGGAGTCTCCGTGACACGGTGGACTACGCGCGGCTGTCCGGCGAGCTGCGCTTCCTGCTGGAGTCGGCCGACTTCCGCATGCTGGAGACGGCCGCCGAGGCCCTCTGCCGCTACATCCTCGCCCCGCCCACGGACGACTCGGCGCGAGCCCCGGTACGGGCCGTCACCCTGCGGCTGTCCAAACCGGAAGCCCTGGGCCGGGCGGGCCTCGCCTCGCTGCAGGTGCACCGCACGGCGGAGGAGTACCGCTTCGAGGTGGAGGAGAAGCCCTTCGGACGGGTGGACATCGTCTTCCAGGACGAGCACGTGGGCATCTACCGGCTGCGCATCGCCCCGGGCCGCACCATCCCCACGCATGAGCACCGGGTGATGAGCGAGTCCGAGCTGGTGCTGGGCCACGGGCTGCTGCTCCAGGGCCGGCCAGTGCTGGCGGGCACGGGCTTCCGGTGGCCGAAGCACCTTCCGCACCGCTACGACAATCCGCGGGCGATCGAGCAGACGGTGCTGTGTGTGGACCGTCCGGCCTTCATCCCCCATGACGAAGTAGAGGTGCCCGAGCCCGCCGGTGGACTGGTGCCCGTGGAAGGCCGGGCGTACTACCCGGCGGCGGCGAGCACGCCGGAAGCGGAGGGCGAGCGGTGGTGAGCACCCGGCCAGTGGGGACACGGAAGGTGCTGGTGACGGGCGGGGGCAGCGGCATGGGCCTCGCGGTGGCCGAAGCACTGCTGCGAACCGGAGGCCGGGTGGCGGTGACGGGGCGCCGGGTGGAGCGGCTGGAGGCGGTGGTCCGCGCCTGGCCCGGTCAGGCCGTGGCCCTGCCCTGCGATCTCGCCTCCCCTTCCGAACGCACGGGCCTGTTGGCGCGGGCCCGTGACGCGCTGGGCGGGCTGGATGGCCTGGTGCACTCGGCGGGGGTGGTGGAGCACCAGCTCCCCGGTCACATCTCCGAGGAAGCGCTGCGGGCCCAACTGGAGCTCAACCTGGTGGCCCCGCTGCGCCTGGGCGAAGAGGCGCTGTCGCTCCTGGAGGACGGAGGGGGCATGGTGTTCATCGCCTCGACGCTCGCCCTGCGGCCACTGCCCACCAGCGCCGTCTACAGCGCGGCCAAGGCCGGATTGCTGGCGGCGATGCGCTCACTGGCCCTGGCGGGCGCCCTACGGCGCATCCGGGCCAACGCCGTCTGCCCGGGAGTGGTGGACACCGAGATGG
The sequence above is drawn from the Archangium gephyra genome and encodes:
- the miaB gene encoding tRNA (N6-isopentenyl adenosine(37)-C2)-methylthiotransferase MiaB, which encodes MKRYFIHTFGCQMNVNDSLRMSEVLGKLEYRPTPVPEEADLIILNTCSIREKAEDKMLSALGRYRTVKLARGTLLGVGGCVAQQEKDKLLKKVPYLDFVFGPDSIAKLPDIIGRVQGERERVVETAWVDSEEYVFPRADPETSRGKVTEFVTVMKGCDNVCSFCVVPHTRGREVSRAFPEVLAEVADLAKVGVREVTLIGQNVNSYQGGVSFAQLLLRTAEVPGIERVRFTTSHPHDLSDELIEAFRTQPKIMPHFHLPVQSGSNPVLKRMRRDYTVVQYLERLEKLRAARPGIAVTTDIIVGFPGETEEDFALTLELTEKVRYDNQFSFIYSPRPKTGAALKEDEWGPVPHEVKIERLERLQKIQRRISGEITAAQVGQEVEVMVEGHSRYNPLKRFGRTPENRTVNFDGDAQAGAFVKVLVESATPNQLSGKQTVVLSQPVVVPPADLPSPETCVVA
- a CDS encoding VWA domain-containing protein, which gives rise to MDARIVEFAEVLRQNGVRVSTSEVSDAARATAEVGLEDKTIFRSVLRTTMVKRHQDVDVFNRAFDFFFSGAAKTFEALDKSLAQQIQEQGLIEGDNLTMLLFQMNQLFPELSPLAQAALMGDRARLAQIFRSATLQLDLSQMQSSMQTGFFSRRLMVAAGMDRARSELKTLEDELRKRGLPAEGVEIVSRHVAEAMRKVEDAARREVKRQAEARIRKPTGGVVDKPLHQLSQAEVNQMESAVKTLAEKLKARLIRKARSKRKGTLNVRRTLRRNLPWGGIPMVPQFRARRPERPEVVVLCDVSDSVRNASRMMLLFTYTLQSLFVRVRSFVFVSDVGDVTQYFKEQEVDKAIDLATMGQAVSLTANSNYGRALAMFTRDQLGSITRRTTVMIIGDGRNNYNANNAWALKDLKQKCKRLLWICPEDRPNWGFGDSEMLTYSKECHQTVVVNSVADLSRIAEQLVPA
- a CDS encoding SDR family NAD(P)-dependent oxidoreductase, producing MPTAVITGAGIRLGKAIALALAEAGYDLALHVHRSTEGAEEVATRARALGRTATVHRANLGDPKELESLAASLRAAHPAIDVLVNNAGIFERVAFEDITREQYHRMMGINLEAPFFLTQALLPALRAAPQPLVVNLTDIGAERVVSHYAHYTASKAGLIALTRALAVELAPRVRVNAISPGTVIFPEDYDEAARRETLARIPLGREGSAEDIARTVVFLAREAPYISGQVIAVDGARSAQL
- a CDS encoding dihydroneopterin aldolase, whose translation is MNRLSSDAFAAAPRDAQGRPLDVIELRQLPVNCIVGVYPAERGTPQPLELDVALYLDTRKAAAEGSLRDTVDYARLSGELRFLLESADFRMLETAAEALCRYILAPPTDDSARAPVRAVTLRLSKPEALGRAGLASLQVHRTAEEYRFEVEEKPFGRVDIVFQDEHVGIYRLRIAPGRTIPTHEHRVMSESELVLGHGLLLQGRPVLAGTGFRWPKHLPHRYDNPRAIEQTVLCVDRPAFIPHDEVEVPEPAGGLVPVEGRAYYPAAASTPEAEGERW
- a CDS encoding SDR family NAD(P)-dependent oxidoreductase, which gives rise to MSTRPVGTRKVLVTGGGSGMGLAVAEALLRTGGRVAVTGRRVERLEAVVRAWPGQAVALPCDLASPSERTGLLARARDALGGLDGLVHSAGVVEHQLPGHISEEALRAQLELNLVAPLRLGEEALSLLEDGGGMVFIASTLALRPLPTSAVYSAAKAGLLAAMRSLALAGALRRIRANAVCPGVVDTEMVRAPRLSPGEPPPEGEELERRISAQLSTLGALHPLGRLGKAEEVAEAVVHLLSAPWTTGSELVIDGGILLRE